A genome region from Schaalia sp. 19OD2882 includes the following:
- a CDS encoding PLP-dependent aminotransferase family protein — protein MHGTRLDPWFDAYAERAHNLRASEIRALFSVVSRPEVVSLAGGMPNLKDLPLERLAESAKSLILNHGAQALQYGSGQGWEPLREQICEIMTYDHIVGADPDLVVVTTGSQQALDLMAELFIDTGDVVLAESPSYVGALGCFRARQADVVHVDMDEDGLIPSALEETIGRLKKQGRRIKFLYTIPNFQNPAGVTLSEERRPVIAAICEREHVLILEDNPYGLLGFDRDPLPALYSYAPETVVYLGSVSKMFAPGMRIGWALAPHAIRDKLILASEAAILSPTMFGQMFLSQYLADYDWYGQAKSFRSMYRQRRDAMLSALEEFMPDCTWTKPEGGFYTWVTLPEGLDAKAMLPRAVRALVAYVSGTAFYYDGRGANHMRLSFCYPTPEDIREGVRRLSGVVNAEKELVEMFGTGSIPAGAGDPEHLPGPSTVPAPDTL, from the coding sequence ATGCATGGAACGAGACTGGATCCGTGGTTCGACGCCTACGCCGAACGAGCTCACAACCTTCGAGCTTCCGAGATCCGAGCTCTCTTCTCCGTCGTGTCGCGCCCCGAGGTGGTTTCGCTGGCCGGCGGAATGCCGAACCTCAAGGACCTTCCCTTGGAACGCTTGGCGGAATCCGCCAAGTCGTTGATCCTCAACCATGGCGCACAGGCTCTGCAATACGGGTCGGGGCAGGGGTGGGAGCCCCTGCGCGAGCAGATCTGCGAAATCATGACCTACGACCACATTGTCGGGGCCGACCCGGACTTGGTCGTCGTCACCACGGGCTCGCAGCAGGCGCTGGACCTCATGGCCGAACTCTTCATCGACACCGGGGACGTGGTCCTGGCCGAGTCGCCCTCGTACGTGGGGGCCTTGGGATGCTTCCGGGCCCGCCAGGCCGATGTCGTCCACGTGGACATGGACGAGGACGGGCTGATCCCCTCGGCCCTTGAGGAGACGATTGGGCGCTTGAAGAAGCAGGGACGGCGCATCAAGTTCCTTTACACGATCCCGAACTTCCAGAACCCGGCCGGAGTGACCCTTTCCGAAGAACGCCGACCCGTCATCGCGGCGATCTGCGAACGCGAACACGTCCTGATCCTCGAGGACAACCCTTACGGCCTGCTCGGCTTTGACCGTGACCCGCTGCCGGCCCTGTACTCCTACGCCCCTGAGACGGTGGTGTACTTGGGGTCGGTGTCGAAGATGTTCGCGCCCGGCATGCGCATCGGGTGGGCGCTTGCCCCGCACGCCATCCGCGACAAGCTCATCCTGGCCTCCGAGGCCGCGATCTTGTCGCCGACGATGTTCGGCCAGATGTTTTTGTCCCAGTACTTGGCGGACTACGACTGGTACGGGCAGGCCAAGTCCTTCCGCTCCATGTACAGGCAACGGCGTGACGCGATGCTGTCCGCCTTGGAAGAGTTCATGCCGGACTGCACGTGGACCAAGCCCGAGGGCGGCTTCTACACATGGGTCACCCTGCCCGAGGGTCTGGACGCCAAGGCCATGCTTCCGCGCGCCGTGCGCGCTTTGGTCGCCTACGTCTCGGGCACGGCTTTCTACTACGACGGCCGCGGCGCCAACCACATGCGTTTGTCCTTCTGCTACCCGACGCCGGAGGACATTCGCGAGGGCGTGCGGCGTCTGTCGGGTGTCGTCAATGCGGAGAAGGAGCTCGTCGAGATGTTCGGCACGGGTTCCATTCCTGCAGGCGCCGGCGACCCGGAGCACCTTCCGGGGCCCTCGACGGTCCCGGCACCCGACACCCTGTGA
- a CDS encoding ParB/RepB/Spo0J family partition protein: MAKKDETAKTARGAGHERSEAPKKRTGLGRGLGALIPSVSAEEVAGSARPIDVFFPEGAQGSTVRRGGSARDLLDPKSVAPRKRSSASRGSSRTRQPMPPVNLRSSTKAAMEDAEASEHIDAVEATVVEHNEMNAIDVDSLELASRVAPPEEPRSPSHEEAADLPDVKGAAFAEIPLDLIVPNSRQPREVFDEDDLAELSASIKEVGVLQPIVVRPISVSEAPSELLLKYLEDKPEARFELIMGERRLRASELAGLTSIPAIIRDTEDGDLLRDALLENLHRAQLNPLEEASAYQQLMADFGATQEELARRIARSRPQIANTLRLLRLPPAVQKKVAAQVISAGHARALLSLSTPEEMEILADRIVAEGLSVRTTEELVRLGRVKSQAQTQRRLPRPVSSLGRNVVSALQDAYDTRVTITEGRTKGRIVIEFAGPEDLQRIATLILPQD, encoded by the coding sequence ATGGCAAAGAAGGACGAGACCGCGAAGACCGCACGTGGTGCCGGACACGAGCGCAGTGAAGCGCCGAAGAAGCGTACGGGACTGGGTCGAGGACTCGGAGCGTTGATTCCCTCGGTGTCGGCCGAGGAGGTTGCGGGCTCTGCCCGCCCCATCGACGTCTTCTTCCCCGAAGGCGCCCAAGGGTCAACCGTTCGGCGAGGCGGATCCGCCAGGGATCTGCTGGATCCCAAGAGTGTCGCCCCGCGCAAACGTTCATCTGCGTCTCGCGGCTCGTCGCGGACACGGCAGCCAATGCCTCCGGTGAATCTACGTTCTTCCACCAAGGCGGCGATGGAGGACGCCGAAGCGTCTGAGCACATCGATGCCGTCGAAGCAACTGTTGTTGAGCACAATGAAATGAATGCAATTGATGTCGACAGTTTAGAACTGGCATCAAGGGTTGCGCCACCCGAAGAACCGCGCTCCCCGTCCCACGAAGAGGCAGCAGACCTTCCCGATGTCAAGGGCGCCGCATTCGCGGAGATCCCACTTGATCTGATCGTGCCCAACTCCCGCCAGCCACGAGAGGTCTTCGACGAAGACGACCTGGCCGAGCTCTCCGCCTCAATCAAGGAAGTCGGCGTCCTGCAGCCCATCGTCGTCCGCCCCATCTCCGTCTCCGAAGCCCCGTCCGAGCTGCTTCTGAAGTATCTCGAAGACAAGCCCGAGGCTCGCTTCGAGCTCATCATGGGCGAACGACGCCTGCGCGCCAGCGAGTTGGCCGGGCTGACATCAATTCCAGCGATCATCCGCGACACCGAAGACGGCGACCTTCTGCGCGACGCCCTGCTGGAGAACCTGCACCGTGCACAGCTCAATCCCCTTGAAGAAGCCTCCGCATACCAACAGCTCATGGCCGACTTCGGTGCCACGCAGGAAGAGCTCGCCCGTCGGATCGCTCGTTCACGACCCCAGATCGCCAACACCCTGCGACTGCTGCGCCTGCCCCCTGCTGTTCAGAAGAAGGTGGCCGCACAGGTGATCTCCGCAGGTCACGCACGTGCGCTGCTCTCCTTGTCGACTCCCGAGGAGATGGAGATCCTGGCCGACCGCATCGTTGCCGAGGGTCTGTCCGTGCGCACCACCGAGGAACTGGTACGCCTGGGACGGGTCAAGAGCCAGGCGCAGACTCAACGACGACTGCCCAGGCCGGTCTCCAGCCTGGGACGGAACGTCGTCAGCGCGCTGCAGGATGCCTATGACACACGCGTGACGATCACGGAAGGCCGTACCAAGGGGCGGATCGTGATCGAATTCGCAGGTCCCGAGGATCTTCAGCGCATCGCAACCCTCATCCTGCCCCAGGACTGA
- a CDS encoding PadR family transcriptional regulator: MISADAIRGYIDLMVLSILTSHPSYAYEIAKTITEVSGGEYTIKQTTLYSAVKRLEGAGLVRPTEGTSETGKPRTYYHLTPQGRTHLADKLTEWESTKALVDRFVEGVH, encoded by the coding sequence ATGATCAGCGCTGACGCCATTCGTGGCTACATCGACCTCATGGTCCTGTCGATCCTCACCTCGCACCCTTCCTACGCCTACGAAATCGCCAAGACGATCACCGAGGTCTCCGGCGGGGAGTACACGATCAAGCAGACAACCCTTTACTCGGCGGTCAAACGCCTCGAAGGGGCCGGCCTCGTCCGACCCACCGAAGGCACCTCCGAAACAGGTAAGCCGCGCACCTACTACCACCTCACGCCCCAAGGCCGTACGCACCTGGCGGACAAACTCACCGAGTGGGAGTCCACCAAGGCACTCGTCGACCGTTTCGTGGAAGGAGTCCACTGA
- a CDS encoding permease prefix domain 1-containing protein encodes MEAILTYLDTMFASLPQTPRLMEAKAELRAMMEDKYTELVSTGASHNEAVGQVITEFGNLDELAPILGISSELHLGAPTQTAAAPSPGTPDSAPTAIPVPAAPPVDLERAQQWAAVLRATRWQIAAGVALLLLSPISLVLNPFGPDDQIRAHQHPFGAALSVGLTIVQVACCVLVLVARSQRLRPYRDLRDGHFTLTPEVQAWAATLEQQERPGRNRAFLVAMALWILSPISTVVGGILDESAPMAAPFGPLEFWAGPHSRMLELGVVLTLILVAFGLLVWLASSWSDRVTRVFTPGGAAKARAEAGSWDGGNADESGGRFIGVIASVWWPLTVVTYLVWSFLWNAWDRSWLIWPVSALLFGALSAVMTHRSGRGQH; translated from the coding sequence ATGGAAGCGATCCTCACCTACCTGGACACGATGTTCGCCTCACTGCCCCAGACCCCGCGCCTGATGGAGGCCAAGGCGGAGCTGCGGGCGATGATGGAGGACAAGTACACCGAGCTGGTGTCCACCGGCGCCTCCCACAACGAGGCAGTCGGCCAGGTCATCACCGAATTCGGAAACCTCGACGAGCTGGCCCCCATCCTCGGAATCTCCTCGGAACTGCACCTCGGTGCGCCGACGCAGACGGCCGCAGCGCCCTCACCCGGGACACCGGACAGTGCCCCCACCGCCATCCCGGTACCCGCTGCGCCCCCTGTGGATCTCGAGCGAGCCCAGCAGTGGGCCGCCGTCTTGCGAGCCACGCGCTGGCAAATCGCTGCGGGTGTCGCACTGCTGCTTCTTTCCCCGATCAGCCTGGTCCTGAACCCCTTCGGCCCGGATGACCAGATCCGAGCGCACCAACACCCATTCGGAGCAGCCCTGTCCGTCGGCCTCACGATCGTCCAGGTCGCATGTTGCGTGCTGGTGCTGGTGGCACGAAGTCAGCGACTCCGCCCGTACCGAGACCTGCGCGACGGCCATTTCACCCTCACGCCGGAGGTCCAGGCCTGGGCCGCCACATTGGAACAGCAGGAGCGTCCCGGGAGGAACAGGGCGTTCCTGGTGGCGATGGCACTGTGGATCCTCTCACCGATCTCCACGGTGGTCGGCGGAATTCTCGATGAGTCGGCGCCGATGGCAGCCCCTTTCGGACCCCTTGAGTTCTGGGCCGGACCTCATTCGCGAATGCTGGAGTTGGGTGTCGTCCTCACGCTGATCCTGGTCGCCTTCGGGTTGCTGGTGTGGCTGGCGTCCTCGTGGTCAGATCGTGTGACCCGGGTCTTCACGCCGGGCGGGGCGGCCAAGGCACGCGCCGAGGCCGGTTCCTGGGACGGCGGCAATGCCGACGAGTCCGGCGGCCGCTTCATCGGCGTGATCGCTTCCGTGTGGTGGCCGCTGACGGTGGTGACCTACTTGGTGTGGAGCTTCCTGTGGAACGCATGGGACCGCTCCTGGCTGATTTGGCCCGTGAGCGCCCTGCTCTTCGGCGCACTGTCCGCTGTCATGACCCACCGCTCGGGCCGCGGCCAGCACTGA
- a CDS encoding HAD family phosphatase, with protein sequence MRGAAHIRTVMFDIGGVLVNSRPDPTRIASILGLDPRSRTCVDLLDHSLWAHREDYDRGMSDRAFWDRVAGDCGLGEITDDVLEALVEEDVHRMDQPDPAALALVDELRAGGTELAILSNAPTCIATKVQSTPWASSRFGAMFFSAPLGVCKPQRSMYSHALKQLDVPATQVAFVDDRKENLRAAELLGITPILWDDARNVRDTFIAEGLLLATA encoded by the coding sequence ATGCGCGGCGCCGCACACATTCGAACGGTCATGTTCGACATCGGCGGCGTATTGGTGAACTCTCGACCTGACCCCACGCGAATTGCCAGCATCCTGGGCCTGGACCCCCGATCGCGTACCTGCGTTGACCTGCTCGACCACTCCCTGTGGGCCCACCGCGAGGACTACGACCGAGGCATGTCGGACCGCGCCTTCTGGGACCGCGTCGCCGGCGACTGCGGCCTGGGAGAAATCACGGACGACGTCCTGGAGGCCCTCGTCGAAGAAGACGTGCACAGGATGGACCAGCCCGACCCAGCCGCCTTGGCCCTGGTCGACGAACTTCGAGCCGGCGGCACCGAATTGGCGATCCTGTCCAACGCCCCCACCTGCATCGCCACCAAGGTCCAGTCGACCCCGTGGGCGAGCTCCCGCTTCGGCGCCATGTTCTTCTCCGCTCCCCTGGGGGTCTGCAAACCCCAACGGAGCATGTACAGCCACGCCCTGAAGCAGCTCGACGTGCCGGCCACACAAGTGGCCTTCGTCGACGACCGCAAGGAGAACCTGCGGGCGGCTGAACTGCTCGGAATCACCCCGATCCTCTGGGACGACGCTCGCAATGTGCGCGACACCTTCATCGCCGAAGGGTTGCTGCTGGCCACCGCCTGA
- a CDS encoding D-alanine--D-alanine ligase: MALKVLIIAGGLTHERDVSVRSGRRVANVLAHLGHEVRIADLDRRLMSTIEAFAPDVVWPLVHGSLGEDGSLQAMLEAVGVPFVGSSSTQAKLASNKPTAKALLGAAGMDTPGWVTLPQALFRQLGADAVLTSLEKGISYPVVIKPTDGGSALGISRADNTESVRSAMVDAFAYGEHVMVEGYVNGRDLAVSVVDLEEGPVALPVVEIVTDDGRYNYEARYTTDSTEYFVPARLSPELAEEVSAAAVQAHTVLGLRDLSRIDFVLDEDGTCWVIDTNVAPGMTDTSLFPQAAEAAGSFAQICGRLVEFAAARG, from the coding sequence ATGGCTCTGAAGGTCCTCATCATTGCTGGCGGTCTCACTCATGAGCGTGACGTCTCCGTGCGTTCGGGACGCAGGGTCGCCAATGTCCTTGCCCACCTGGGGCACGAGGTCCGCATTGCCGACCTGGACCGTCGGCTCATGTCGACCATCGAGGCCTTCGCGCCCGATGTCGTGTGGCCGCTGGTTCACGGCTCCTTGGGCGAGGACGGGTCGCTGCAGGCCATGCTCGAAGCGGTGGGAGTGCCCTTCGTCGGGTCCTCGTCGACCCAGGCCAAACTCGCGTCGAACAAGCCGACGGCCAAGGCGCTGCTGGGGGCGGCGGGCATGGACACGCCCGGATGGGTGACCCTGCCGCAGGCACTGTTCCGCCAGCTCGGGGCGGATGCGGTTCTGACTTCCCTCGAGAAGGGCATTTCTTACCCGGTGGTCATCAAGCCGACGGATGGCGGTTCGGCTCTGGGAATCTCGCGCGCGGACAACACCGAGAGCGTGCGCTCCGCGATGGTCGACGCCTTCGCCTACGGCGAGCACGTCATGGTCGAGGGCTACGTCAACGGCCGTGACTTGGCTGTTTCCGTGGTGGACCTGGAGGAGGGGCCTGTGGCGCTGCCCGTGGTGGAGATTGTCACCGACGACGGCCGGTACAACTACGAGGCCCGCTACACGACGGATTCGACCGAGTACTTCGTGCCGGCGCGCCTGTCGCCCGAACTCGCCGAGGAGGTTTCGGCAGCCGCGGTCCAGGCACACACGGTCCTCGGATTGCGCGACCTCTCGCGGATCGATTTCGTCCTGGACGAGGACGGCACCTGCTGGGTGATCGACACCAATGTGGCGCCGGGGATGACGGACACGTCGCTCTTCCCACAGGCGGCCGAAGCAGCGGGCTCCTTTGCGCAGATCTGCGGCCGCCTGGTCGAGTTCGCGGCGGCCCGCGGCTGA
- a CDS encoding DUF5926 family protein: MGKASRRKKVTTTTNRPAPRAVFPFVERPYEALPTEVELVAMREIIPCAVMSARTTAEHGAVEFDFVTLLPDGHSVMIRPDGRILVGLQTRNSSPDLSHDAGAALLAGIAAKEAGEEGTVSVDVREPAPRLQDLVDPKGFGEMVLWQDYGYWFDPDGELDADTARALERNREEVIPTEAVPGVPGMFWCEMNRNFVRVVTDTDEYKLFTALARLRAAGQAHMGEGSRYVGAFRACGIAIPVFELAEGVGAADVAADAKRLAAGIEKALKVTDPLTADERRAREGLVSRKITIR, from the coding sequence ATGGGTAAAGCCAGTCGCCGCAAGAAGGTCACGACCACCACGAACCGTCCCGCGCCCCGCGCGGTCTTCCCCTTCGTCGAACGCCCCTACGAGGCACTGCCGACCGAGGTCGAGCTGGTCGCCATGCGCGAGATCATCCCCTGTGCCGTCATGAGCGCCCGCACCACCGCAGAGCACGGCGCTGTCGAATTCGACTTCGTCACCCTGCTTCCCGACGGACACTCGGTCATGATCCGTCCCGACGGCCGCATTCTCGTGGGCCTGCAGACCCGCAATTCCTCACCCGACCTCTCCCATGACGCAGGCGCCGCACTGCTTGCCGGAATCGCCGCCAAGGAGGCCGGAGAGGAGGGCACTGTGAGCGTCGACGTGCGTGAACCCGCACCACGCTTGCAGGACCTGGTCGACCCGAAGGGCTTCGGTGAGATGGTCCTGTGGCAGGACTACGGCTACTGGTTCGACCCCGACGGCGAACTCGACGCGGACACTGCCCGTGCCCTGGAACGCAATCGCGAAGAGGTCATCCCGACCGAGGCCGTGCCCGGCGTCCCCGGCATGTTCTGGTGCGAGATGAACCGGAACTTCGTGCGCGTGGTCACCGACACCGACGAGTACAAGCTCTTCACCGCCTTGGCCAGGCTGCGTGCAGCCGGGCAAGCGCACATGGGTGAGGGCTCACGTTACGTGGGCGCCTTCCGCGCCTGCGGCATCGCAATCCCCGTCTTCGAACTCGCCGAGGGCGTCGGCGCCGCAGATGTCGCCGCAGACGCGAAGAGGCTGGCCGCGGGTATTGAGAAGGCCCTGAAAGTCACCGATCCTCTGACGGCCGACGAACGTCGCGCCCGCGAGGGCTTGGTCTCACGCAAGATCACCATCCGCTGA
- a CDS encoding glycosyltransferase yields MSSTEGAGRPRTSHAHAVAVVIPAHNVGRDIASTVRSCRAIPGVDLIIVVDDGSSDDTARAARAGGAVVVSHTVERGRSSAMETGVKVAAMRDALEAPLRHILFLSADLGESAVEASALVSAVDAGIADCAVGVLPDAQNRSRESGAVNLARTAIRRATGWEPVNPLAQERCLTREALNAAMPFSGGFGLEAGLTIDILAAGLSVVELPCAFVHLGSDPRRGDLHRSSRYADTAVTSLRKLLARKGLRAPDRPTKTVSTGVGDPYPRPAFERAASLAVAEGDEGDLAGR; encoded by the coding sequence GTGAGTTCCACGGAAGGGGCAGGACGGCCGCGCACTTCGCACGCGCACGCGGTGGCCGTGGTGATTCCCGCCCACAACGTCGGCCGCGACATTGCCAGTACGGTCCGTTCCTGCCGCGCCATCCCCGGGGTGGACCTCATCATCGTCGTCGACGACGGTTCCAGCGATGACACGGCCAGGGCCGCCCGTGCCGGTGGTGCAGTGGTGGTCTCCCACACCGTTGAACGAGGGCGTTCCTCCGCCATGGAGACTGGCGTCAAGGTGGCGGCCATGCGGGACGCATTGGAGGCGCCACTGCGACACATCCTGTTCCTGTCGGCTGATCTGGGCGAGTCCGCAGTGGAGGCAAGCGCCCTGGTCAGTGCAGTCGACGCGGGGATCGCGGACTGTGCGGTGGGCGTCCTGCCCGATGCGCAGAACAGGTCGCGCGAATCCGGGGCCGTGAACCTGGCTCGCACCGCCATCCGGCGTGCCACCGGCTGGGAGCCGGTCAATCCTTTGGCGCAGGAACGCTGCCTCACCCGTGAGGCGCTCAATGCGGCAATGCCCTTTTCCGGCGGATTCGGTCTTGAGGCGGGCCTGACCATCGACATCCTGGCTGCGGGCCTGTCCGTCGTGGAGCTACCGTGCGCCTTCGTGCACTTGGGATCGGATCCGCGACGTGGAGATCTCCACAGGTCCAGCCGCTACGCCGACACGGCGGTCACATCGCTGCGCAAGTTGCTTGCGCGCAAGGGGCTGCGGGCGCCTGATCGCCCCACGAAGACGGTTTCCACAGGTGTCGGCGATCCGTATCCCCGTCCGGCCTTCGAGCGCGCTGCGTCGCTTGCCGTTGCGGAAGGGGACGAGGGCGATCTGGCGGGTCGTTGA